Genomic DNA from Prunus persica cultivar Lovell chromosome G1, Prunus_persica_NCBIv2, whole genome shotgun sequence:
aagGATCCGGTCATTTGATAAAAGGAACTTAAATACATGAAATGTTGAATAGAGAGAGGAACTTTcacagaagaaagaagaagctcaTTGAGTAGCCTTTAGAACTACACTACTGCAATGTGGTTCACAATATTCTCGTTGTCATTTGGgtttttaaagtttcttcTAAAATAAggcttttctttgtttttgttttgttcttttctttcttcggtGCTGTGGAGGATAGCAAATGGAATCTTTTTTtaacttgtttttatttggcAGGTTTAGGGGAAGCTGTTGGGATACAAGAACTGGGGTTGTGGttgaattggaattttgaGGTTGGAGATCAATTAACAGGAAAGAGGGTTGAACAATATGCCGAGGAAGAacaaaagaaggaaggaagaaaTTTGTGAAGATTATTGCTTTGCTTGCAAAGATGGAGGAGATGTCAGGGTTTGCGACTACAAGTGAGTTCTGAGAtcttattgaaaattgaaattctagTAGGTAATAATGGTTTTTGTTGATAATAAATGGCTACATGTTATATGACCGTGTTCATTTGCTAGTATTTTGAGATGTCCCTGTGAATTATACCACATTTTTTCCCAGAAAATTAGCCATAAGTACCAAAAGAGGTTCCTGCTTTTTTTATTCTGTTCGGcttatttgttagtttttggggtttataatttagggtttttagGATTTTCAGCTTTCACCTCTAAATTCTAGAGACTATACCCTAAGCCCTAAACAGAATATGGACAATCCAAAAATCGATTTAACTAAGAATGTGATTCTCATTGATTACATTTTGTTACATGGTAAATTTAACCGAATTACagtgtgtttattaagaacTAGTTGGGTATTTTGAGGATCTAGGGCCCCAAAAACCTGAATGAGAAGAAAGGTAGACAAGGATAGTTACTCATTGTTTGAAATGTATTATAGGACTTGTTCTCATTTGAATCATCAAAGGGGCATCTCACTAGTGTGAATTTCAGGCACATAACATTAAGACACATATCATGTTCTATGCCAGTGGATGAAAATTCAATGGTTAGAATAACAGTGGTTTTTAGCATGCAAGTAGCTGGTATGTTTTGTACTGACTGCTCAAGTTTTATCTACGACTTAGAGCATGATATGTTTCTCATTAAGATACTTAACATTATGTGCCTTGATATTCATCATCTAACCAGCTGtaagattataaaaaaaaaattgcagtaAGTCAAGGATGAGATTCTGAAAGGAAGAACTCCCCCCATCTCCTCTCTTAATTTCACTTTTGGTCATTTAGTTGAAGTGTCTATCTGTATTTCTCAGGGATTGTCTTAAAGTTTATCATCCTCAATGTGTTGGAAAAGATGACTCATTTTTGAAGAGCAAGGATCGCTGGACTTGCAGTAAGCTCTAAATTTATTCTGTGGTGATGATTCAGCTTTACATCTTGTCATTGTCAATAAAATATGGCAAGATTTACTGCATTCAATATGCTATACTATACATGCATTCTCAAAAACTATCTTATGATGTGCGTGAAACCCAACTAGACATGTCTTAATTATTCACCTCAAAGATGTcttccaattttaattttaatttgttttccttttttcaacATTTCAGACTGGCATTCTTGCTTCATATGCCATAAAACTGCGAAGTTTCATTGCTTTTGCTGCCCGAAAGGTGTATGTGGAATCTGTCTCTGGGATGCTGAATTTGCCCTTGTTAAAGGGGGTGAAGGATTTTGCAGTCATTGCTTGAAGCTTGCAATACTGATAGAAGAAAAGTTGGATGTTGATTCTGATGGGGTATGCTTGTTTCTgattaattttaagaaaaggTGTCTCTTAATTTCATTTATCGCTTCCGCATACATAATACACAATATGCATACATAGAGTCCCCTTCTTTTGAAGGATTCCGCAAATAACCTTACCTTAATTGAGACCACCTTATCAGGTCCACCgtgcattgtatttcaatgatCCGAACTGTCTATTTTTCAACTCTTCATTCATGGATCATTGTTGCAAAAgaattagacaaattgaaaaccatTAAAACATGTAGTTATTACCAACAAAATAAGACGAAcatggtgcttcaagaaaacacTAAAATGACAACCATTTAATTGAGTAGTTAAAcggttttggatttgaatgaTTTTTTTCCGCAGGGATGATCTTTGGTGGAAGACCTAataaatagatggtttggattaatgATATACAATTTGAAATCTATTGAGAACGTAAAGTCCATAAGAGAAactttgaaataataattggttttttattttaaattctttatCCTTTTTCACTTGAAGTTGTACTGTTATTTCTTTGATGTACAATTAAAtggatattttcttttttggtaatgTATCTATgtgaataaattaaatttttttatttgtgatgTCAAATTGTCAACCATATGACTCGGGATGACCCTATGGTTCAATTAGTGACCTGTGACCTGGTTACTTTTCTGGGCTAATGAATGAATTTATTTCTTATAATGTGTTTTCCCTCCTTTTTAttccttcctttttatttatttatttttttcctgcccttttggtttgttttgggaAGTGCAGCAGGTATTCTATGGTTTGATAATATAAAACAACTGCTTTGTTCTCTTGTCACCTCAGAATATGCTCTTTTGATTTTCAGGGAAAAGTAGACTTCAAGGAAAGAAATACGTTAGAGTTCCTATTCCAGGAATATTGGCAAATAATAAAAGAGAAGCAAGGCTTATCTGCAGAACATGTTCACTATGCAAAAAACTTATTGAAGAGTGGTAAGAACTACAGGTGTGACTTTGAGTCAAATGAAATTCGTAAAACAGAAGAAAGTTTTTCTGAATCTGATGAAGAAAGTGATTACGATGACTTGAAAGGTAAAGAAGAATACATGCCAGTTAGCAAAAAGAAGAGGTCCAAGGGAAAGCTGAGtgcaatgaaaagaaaagtaaaagcaaagaaaatagAGTTTATAGGATGGGGGTCAAAATCTCTCTTGAGTTTCCTCACTTCCATTGGTAAGGACACAAGCAAAGAGTTATCGCAGAATGAAGTTACCACTGTAGTTACAAACTACTGTAAAGAAAACAACCTTTTTGACCcacagaaaaggaagaaagtaaTTTTTGATGCAATGCTACAGTCTCTTTTAGGAAAGAAATCAACGAGTGTAAATAGGATATATAACCTTCTGACTGCTCATTTTTGTGACAATCTGGAGTTAACCGAGGATGATGAGACTGGGTCTAGTTCCGAAGACAAAGATCAGAATTTTATGGTGACCTGTAAAAGACAGAACAAGTTGATCTCAGATGGACaacctcaaaagaaaaaagtagttCCAAATGTGCGTAAAAGCTGTTTTGCTTCTGTAATTGCTGAAAACATCAAGCTTCTGTACCTCAAAAGGAGCTTGGTGGAGAAATTGTTAAAGCAACCTGAGACTTTTGATGAGAAAGTAGTAGGAAGTTTCGTGAGAGTCAAATTTGACCCAAATGATTattcacaaaaaaattctcaCCAGCTCTTGCAAGTAAAAGGTATATTTCTTAGCAATGGCTACTAATATTTAATGGTAATTATTGTtcgcctttttttttttttttttttttttttgttggatatTAGAACTCAACTCCACTTGCTGGAAATTGTTTTCAGCCATTCGTGAAAGTAAGAtccattatatttttttaaagggatTTTGTCTTGGTGTTAGCTGGGGGGAATACCATCTGTCTGTTTGTCGTGTTTGTTAGCTGGGGATATATTTTTAACAGAGATTGCAACGTCTGCTATTGTCAGATATTAGACAAATTATAATATCGTAAATATTTAATTCAGCGTGTTAACTTGATATGAACCGTTAGCCCATTTCCTACAGTTCAAGATTTTGGAGTAAGGTGGTTGTCAAACTTGTATCAGAGTTTTGGTTGCATAAGGTCTTTAGGTTCCAAACCAACAATCCATGTTTCCCACTTGTTTATTGATCTCAAAAGTGCATTGTTGATGTTGCACATGCATGATGGGGTGTTAgcttaatatatatttttggccTCATTTCATAACAGCTCAAGCTTTTACAGTTCTGATTGTACCACAATCAGTGTGTCCCTCATGATAACTTACATTGGGTTTGGGAGCATGTGGGGCCTAACATGTGGATTGTCTGCACTGATACACTGAAAGAATTAGGACatccaacccaaaacaaattgggaaTGGGTGGAGAGGCCCTAGATTTTATGAACTAGGGTCCTATGCTTCACGTTTCCGATGTGGGGTTTATATTCTCAACACAAACATCTCTTTTTGTGCTAATTGAGCAGAATCTGTAAAGTGATAAAGCAACCTGTAAGATGATCATACTTATAGATTGAActtgttttgaatttattaAGGGTGTGGAGTTGAGTTTTCCAACAGATATGGTTTGCAGGTTTGAATGAAAACTTTTCCAATAGATATGGCTTGTGGTTATCAATGAAAACTAAGTATTAAGACtttgtcaaaagaaaaacatgagtCTATGTATACGTTTTGTTTCATTAGGCAATTAGcatttggttttctttgaagTATCAAACAGCATTCTTTCTAGTTTTTAGCATTTCAACTGTTCTATTTTGGCTGATTTGTTATTGAGGGGGCTCATCAATTATCTGGTGGCAGTACCACCTTGTTTTATCTAGTTGAggctctttcttttttttggacagAAAGTAGCTCATGGAAAGACTTTTTTAAGCCAAATATATTTGAGGAATGTTTGTTTAAATTGGTTTAAAGAACCATAAAATTGTTAGATACATTTTATTGAAATGATTTTGGAATGGTGAAATAATATGCAGCTTTCTGAATTTGAAATTACTAGAACCAATGATTAATAATATCTTGTAGGAAGTGATATTGTTCGAGCTGAAAACTTGTGTGTCGTTCCTTTATCCaatataaattgaaatatatttttatttcaaattccATGTGCACAATTTAACTATATGCTCTCATTATCCAAATGCAGCACTATGAGAAAGGGatggaattttaaattatttccaTGAAGTTTGTTCTAGATTTGACTTAGGTGTCTTCAAAGGTTTAGGTTCTCTTATTTCCAGACTTGATCGAAATGATTTCTGATTTCATATAGTTCACATTTATTTGTTACAGTGGACTGTCAGATAGATGAAATAACAGGTAATAATACTGAGTTAGGCTTTTATGAGTTCTATCTATTTAGGCTCAAAATTTGTATTACTTAATAAGAAAATTTATCTCCTTTTGATGTGTAACTTCAAGCTGTCTCATAGTGATTGGATGTTATGAGTTGTGATAATTAGAGTATccaacccaaaaccaattgccAATGGATGGAGGGCTtaggtttttatattttttagatGCAATGCTTAGAATACCCATGTGGGCCTGCTTACGTCAAACATATGGATCAACTATAATAGGTGATGTGAAGCACATGTGGACAAATTGTTCCCGAAATGTGAATGAACTGATTGCTCATTCTTATACCATGATGAAGTTAGAGCATCCAACGCAAAATCAATTGGTCTGGATGAAGAGACTGCTAGGCTTTTTATTATGAGATGCAAGGCGTAGGATATTCGATGTGAgatgtttatattttcaacACTAGTTATATGATCACCTCAATATTTAGCCTTCAAATGCAGAGCCTCCTAATTCATAAATGCTAAAACTATAATCCTGTTAGTTTTGTCCTCGGATGATCACCCTTACGCTTTGTATTATATTGTCATCTTGACAGGCATAAAGAAAACTTCGAGGACTGGTGTTATGAATACAGAAGTTTTCTTGCAGTTTTCCAATATGTCAAAAGATGTACCTATCGGCAAGCTGTCAGATGATGACTTCTGTCAGGTAATATAATTGTGACTGTATGATTGTTGAatgataaaaaatttcaaataagtagTCAAAGTTAACTATGgtggttttattatttagaAAATAAGGTAATTAGAATGAAATTTTTGTCAGTTAAGTTTTTTCActatttagaaaattaaagatataGGCCAGGTTTCTAGGTTAGAGCTGAGCTTGTCCAGAGTTGAGCACTGTAAGGTACCTTAAGGTTTGTCAGATATACTTTTTAGTAATTCATGGTCATTAAGGGAACTTTGAGTCTTGTGCTTAATTGTTGTTCCCTATTACCCATAGAGATTGttctttaatttcaaaaacaaatcatAGTTCCAGTGGTAGAGAGGATTTACCTCTACACCTAAGAACAGAGTGCAAATCAACTACAGTTACTGCATATTTATGTTTCGTAATTGTTTTCCACAGGAAGAATGTGAAGATTTGCATCAGAGAGTGAAAGATGGCCTACTTAGAAGGCCCACTGTTGTAAGTTCTTCTGAAATACCCGGGTTTGCAGCTAGTATTTCTATATATTCCAACCTGTTAACCAGAACTTTCTCGTTGATAGGCAGAGCTTGAACTGAAGGCTAGACGTCTGCACGAGGATATAATGAAGCACGTATGTTTTCTTGATTTAACTCCTAAAAAGAATGTCTGTTTTCTATGCTGTGATAATTCATTCAAGATTCCCAATAGCTTGAAGTGTGACTTCAGGTGTCTAGCAAATGGGTATGGGGCATGCTTAAGAAAGATTTGGACAGTAAGTTATGATTTGATTGaactgttaaaaaaaaaatataaaaagtctATTTAATggtaaatgaaaattttagactttaaagccaaaaattaaaaaagtctGTTTGGTCCCTGCATTTAGAAGCAATTCTTAACTCTAGAGAGCAGAAATAGTGCCGAAAATGAAAAACCATCTTTGGAAATTTCTAATTCGGCCAAACAGGCTTTATGAAACCATGTACCCTCGTTTGGCTTTGTAGGGAAATCCCACCAACAGATTGCCACATTGTTTAAAATTTCTCCTGCGCCATTATGGAGTGATTGGGACTACATACTGAGTATTCCCTTGTATATATCATAgagataaattataaaattatgttttgttctgtatttcaatttgatttataTTGTTCTCAGAGTCACCAGAGCTTTACTTAGAActcatttttaatataaactaGTATTTAGAAAATAACTACTTGACCATGAATGCTTACAATGCCAATGATTTATCGAACAGATCTTTAAGTTCAAATGCAATATAAGGCATTGTGCAATGATCTGTTCTTTCTATTAGATTTTCATACCCTCCCTTATTTGCTTGTCTTTCTGGTATCTGTGGATTTTCTTATTCTTGCTTGGCGGTTGATTTTGCTGTTCATCTTTGCATTATCTGGTCATAAACATCTCAGTGGATTGGAAGAGAGCTGTCCCTGTTGCAGAAGCGCATTGACAAGGCAAATGAAAAAGGATGGAGGAGAGAATATCCTTTTACTAATGCTATCAACATAGTAAAGATTTTGGAATAATAACATATCTTGTACACATGTATAATTGTGGAAAGCCGTAGATTTAGGGAGAAGTTCAAATTGTGAAGCAGCCAGTTGACCGCAAAATTCTGGACAGTTCTGATAACTTCCTTGGGTTTGTTACATTTATGCAATTTAATATTTCGTTTGGTACTTTGTGTCAGTTATTAAGTTTCTTATGTGACCCTTTGACCGGGGATATTTAGGTCTTTGTACTTTCTTTCAGTCGGTAAGTTTCTTATGTGACCTTCTGAATGCATGTCCTTCAAATGGGAAGTAGTAAGTATGCTTCTTGTTATTAGGTATTATATTAAGTCGAGATGGAGCTAAATGTAACTTAGTCTTGGGTTTTTGTCGATCATATTATTTTCAGAAATATGTTCTTAAAGGGTATCAATTCCACCCTTTGGGTAGTCCTACTGCAGTTTCTAGCACATTTCCAGGTTGGGTCTTCATCAGATTGTCTATATTACTAAACCTATTTGGATTGTTTGCAAGATGAAACTTAAATTTGGCATTCCCCTTATGCCTAGGTAGTAGGTACTATTTTATGTAGATGAGAAAACTGTGACCCTTGACCTACATACGCTTGCTCAGTACATGGATAAGAAGCTGCTTCTTGAAATGCCATCAGAACAATCACGGTTGTTAAATGAGGTTCCGGAAGTAATCACAGatatagaaaattttgaacctACTCTTGAGAATTCTCCGAGCCATGATAAACGACAACATGATGGCTTGCCTGAAGCACTCAGAGGATCTTCTCAAACTCCCAGCTCTGATAAACgagaaaattttgaacctACTCCTGAGAATTCTCCGAGCCATGATAAACGAGAACATGATGGCTTGCCTGAAGCACTCAGAGGGTCTTCTCAAATTCTCAGCTCTGGTTTAGCCAATGGAACATTGTACTATCCAAAGGGCGGAATAGATCCAGCAGGTTTGCTAAGCTTCTAATTCTAATTTATTGATTCAGCATTGTTAAGAAGCTGCTGCTTGAAACACCATAAGAACAATTGCGGTAATTAAATGAGTTTCCGAAACTAATTGCAGATATATCAAAATTTGGATCTGCTCTTGAGAACTCTTCTAGCCAGgataaacaagaaaatgatggctcaCCTTTTTCAGCCATCAAAGGGCCCTCTCAAACTCCCAGCACTGATTTAGCCAATGGAACCTTGTGCTATCCAAATGGCAGAACAGATCCAGCAGGTTTGTGACGCTCTCATTCTTGACTATAAATTCAATATCGTTTCCTCAAGTTCTTATTTGGTTCCATTTATCAATGAGAATCTGGGCATGCTTGCATGCTTAATGTTTCTAGATCATGATAAGTTCAATCATTTGACTATTGAATTCTGAGAGTGACTAGTATTAGATGTACCTCTCACAACATTTTTAGTATCTTGCAATTCTAGACGTTATGAAATTCTACTCTTTCTTTGGAGTGAGGTGGTTGATGAATATGAAATTTATGCCAACACAACTGAATTCATTTTTCCACTGTACTTCCTCCTAGATTCTGTTTTTGTTACGCCagtctttttttccttcatataGTGCTTACTCCTTTGATGCTTTCTGGTCACTTCACTTGGTAACATGTCATGTGAACAACTGGCTCTTTGTGGGggcagtaattttttttttttttctaaaacagAAGAGAACTATCATCAACAAAGATACTCGTGATAtaagttttgaaaaaaaactaatgttCTCTCAAGTCCTGTCATCAACAAAGATACTCATGGACATACGATACTCGGTGAATCTTTCAGGTTTCACTAAAattaaaagccatgataaGTCCTGATGCTTTGATAAACCTATTAAAGAAGGCCTCACCTCAGTACATACTAATATTAAAACATAATGTTctctcaaaagaaaacataatgtACAAAGCGAAGCACTTATATCCTATGGTTTCCTCTATGCGAaatcaatataaatataaattgaattgCAAACTGGAAAGACGGTTTCAACTGTGATTATAAACCTGATAGGAAggtattttatataaattggaAGCCTGATACACTCATAGAAGTAAAGAGTAGCAATCTTAGGATCTTTTCCCAAAATCTAGTGTAATAAAGAGAGTCTAGATCAAACAACAATACTCTAAAAGGAGTGTCTGACTGCCGTGACTTTGACAGAAGCCTCACCCCTCTCCCTACCATTGAGCAAGTAAACTCCCCTTGGAGCCTCACCTTCAGGAAGGCATCGCAAGGAAGAGTGACAAGAGACTTGCTTGTCTTTTATCTGAAGCTAGGCGCCAGGTGCTTTGCTTGGCCCGCTTGCCAACTCACTAAATGGTTTTTGGTTTAGGACGGGTTGTAGGGATGAATGAAATTGGTTCAAAGGGGTGTGATATCAGTAGCATGTTTAACCTGGGAATCACTCAATCAACGTGACTGAGTCAAATGTTTGATTGAATAAGGTTACTTgcaaagaatttttttcttttcctctaaTGAAATTTCACTCGCTTCCCGCCTACATTTAGGACATACATTGAAGTAATAGACTATTTGGTTACccaagaaaatatttattgtCTAAGAGAGCTTTAGGTAAATCTCTAGATAAGTCTTAAAATGGATGCACTGTATTAGTTAGAGGTGTGAAATGGGCAGTGCCGTGCCAGTCCAACCCATTTGATTTAGGCCCATTCTTGCTTCATGTTGACCCTGTAATAATCGTGTTGTGCTCATGATGTGCCCAGATAACCAAGATTTAGACCAGTACGGCCTGCGGCGCTTACAACTTATTTGTTCTCATGTTCTACTTTTGTCATGTTATAATATTGATTGATATCACACAGAGAAGCCTACGAGGCATGAGCACAAAAACTTTAGTATATAAAGCATCTTAAACACAATGCTTGGTTCTATGCATCCTTCTAAATGCACTGTCCAACATAGAGGTATTAGGGATACATCAAAGCCGGACTTTAAGGCAATTTAACAAAGACTTGGTTATCTTGGTGCATTCACATCCTCTACATGTGCCATTGGGGGACTACATTGATCTGAGTTATATTCACCGTTGGATCAGAGCTCTGGGCCTATGCAATCTGATGATACGAACCTCGTTTAGAATGCCTTGCCTTTGagtaaggtttttttttttctctctttcgtGCAGTGAATTATGTGCCGTTTTGTGTTGTTGATTTGTTAGTGGTGACGCCCTTTCAATGATTCTACTTTAAAACAGAAGAGAAACAATTCTGCTAGATTTGTTTCTGAAAAGCTGACCAGAGTTTCATATTCTGTCTCCAGAAGTCCAAGGTGGTATTCATCATGGAAGGCACCGCCAATATGTTCATGTGGAAAAAAAGTCTTCTAAAGTGTTGTTTCCTAAAGCACTCGAACAAAAATCTCTTGATTTTGCTTCTAAAGGCCAACCTGATGTCAGCCAACAAAAGCCACACCATTTTAGTTCAGGTATCGTTGGTGAAAGGCCAAGTGCACCAGAAGATGTTCAACACAAAGTGAAAAATCAAAGCACATCCGAAGCTGAGTTTATTGAGTTAAgcgatgatgatgaagatgtaAGGGGTGAAATTGTAGCACCTGCGTTTGAAGACCCATATTCTGCTTTATGGCATTGTGTGAGTCCTCTTGGTGACACAAGGGGCCCCTTTAAAATGTCATTGCTAAAGCAGTGGAATGACTCTAGTGATCGTGAATTGAAATTCAAGGTTTGGAGGGAGGGTCAAACCAAAGAAGAGGCAATCTTTCTTACTGATGCTATTCGCCAAAACTTTCCTGGTACGTAGATGTAGTACTTAGTGGTGAACAAAGACGTAGATAATGTGCCCAAATTGAAAGGCGCCGTCGACAGAAATCTTCTGAAGAAATAGGAGGGAACTTATTTTGAAAACTAAATTGTAGGTATGTTTTAGCATACATGGTAATGGTAGGGACGCAATGTAAGTACCTCATAGGAAGCCAAAAGTTGGGTGgtatattttgatttcatggTCAAGGTTAAGGTATCTAATCAAGAGACATTCTCCAATAAGTATTTAAGTTAATGATTGGTTACATACTTCTAATCTAGGCCGTTGAATTGCATCTAAGAGACTACCAATACATTTAGTGAATGCAATTAAACGGCCAAGATTAGAAGTATGTAACCAAtcattaacataaaatatttattagagAATATCTAATAAATCAAGTTCTTGTACAAATATCATTTTGGGTGTATGTATATTTTATTGCATGCAGGCAGCTACCACATTTCTTGATCGAAGGCCATATTTGTTGTTTGGAAGAAAAGGCCTTGTGCGCTAATTCAGTAtacccaaatttcttcatcaaTCCCCTTGAAGATATACGGGTAAagcttttttcaaatttaaaaaaaaaaattccaaaataatGATGGAACCTCTAGTGAATTTCAGTTAGAAATAAGTTTACAGTAATCAAAGACATTGAAGCATTAGAGGCTATAAGGCGTACATATAATCTCTGTTGAAATCAATATTTCTATCTTTTCATACTCTCCACATCGGCGCTAACATCAATATTTAATACTGGGGTTGCAATTGGAGCAAGCAACCCGAGAGACTTCCTTGGCATATCTCAAGAAGACCAGAAATGAATTTTAAGAAGCTACTCATTGTATTTGACATATAATTATAAACCGCAGTTCCACTGAAATTTATATTGAAAATGAATCAAATGTTGGAGCCATCTCTCTTGGAAAAacattcttcaaattttttattttatattttttttctcgaaACATCCTCTTGCACATCTGTTGTCTTAGTACTAATTCCTGCAACCAAAGAAACTAATGTAACTGAAGTTCAACGAAATGAAAGCAAATAGAGGACAACGCTATCGGCAATATGGCATCGACTTGTATCCCATCTGGTCACTAATCTGTGGTAGCAAGATAGGGCATTATATTCCATCTGTATTAAATATTGTCAGTTCTGATATTAGGCCTTTCTTCATCCATAAAAGAATGCCTCAGCTTTCCATTAAGCTTGCACAGGATTCTCAGTGCTTATCCCAGCAGTTTCTTTCCTCGAAGCTTGTAGCCTTTCCTTCAGTTTCTTACTCTCTTCAAAGTTTACCTTCCTCTTCACAGCTTTCTGTTGAAAGTAATCCTTAAGATTCTataagaatatatattttcaaaaaaacagaaagcaaAAAGACCCAAATAACTAAGACTTACTTCCTGCCGAAAACAACGGTCAAGCTTTATTTTGAGATCTGTACATTCACCAAAGAATTTGCCAATAGGATGATCTACATGACACTTCTGAAAATCCTCGATGATCTAGACACAgaagaaacataaataaaattagaggATATATCTATCAACTTGCTGCTAAATGTAACTTGAATTGCTAAATTGACACTTCTAACACCAGAAATTATCAAACAATCACAACACAAATAATAGCTCACAAGGTAAGAGTCTTAACGGTATTCTCTATCGAAGTTTTTATCACGGTAAAGCAACATGCCAAGACAGCCATTTATATGACTTCTCTTCTGTAGATTAAAAAGAGATTGTGTGGTCAAAACCTCCTTCCTTCAATCCCATTTAAGTTCTAACTCCTAACTGTATCCAACTACTCAAAACTAGCTGCATAACTCCTGTAACAATACACTCTTGCCTATTTGTCTACAGGTATTTGTAgataaatgaattatttaggTTACACAAATCTTTCCGCTTTTTGCTATTTGAAACCACACACTATATATGGCTTGAACTCTGGCTAGCCTGTATGAGTTAAACCACATGATTTACCAAGCACTTTGATGCGAAGATTAGGTTATTGTCAAGGTGAAAGTGCAAGATTTGGGGGGTTCAAGCAACCCCAATTGCCCCATTTGATGACTCCCCAAGCGTTAGCACAAAACACAACTG
This window encodes:
- the LOC18791562 gene encoding COX assembly mitochondrial protein 2 homolog; amino-acid sequence: MHPPLTLHKHPMCAEIIEDFQKCHVDHPIGKFFGECTDLKIKLDRCFRQEKAVKRKVNFEESKKLKERLQASRKETAGISTENPVQA